A portion of the Edaphobacter lichenicola genome contains these proteins:
- a CDS encoding alpha/beta fold hydrolase, with protein MKFPFLSAIAALALLFPAATTPTHAQSPGPVHNVILVHGAWANGASWSKVIPLLEAKGLNVVAVELPLTSLEDDVATVKRAIALEDGPVLLVGHSYGGVVITEAGTDPKVSGLVYVAAFAPNDNGSINQLSQGGTPPPGIAELRPDAQGFLKITPKGISEDFAQDLTPAEKADLTATQGPTNAKVLNGTVTTAAWHQKPSWYVVAANDRMIPPDAERFMAKAIHAETITLPSSHVAMLSHPAPVAALIEKAAATPAAAR; from the coding sequence ATGAAGTTCCCGTTCTTATCCGCCATTGCCGCTCTCGCGCTTCTCTTCCCCGCCGCAACGACTCCCACACATGCGCAGTCCCCGGGCCCCGTCCACAATGTAATCCTCGTACACGGCGCCTGGGCCAACGGCGCAAGCTGGTCCAAAGTCATTCCACTACTTGAAGCCAAAGGCCTAAACGTCGTCGCCGTAGAGCTCCCCCTCACTTCACTTGAAGACGATGTCGCAACCGTCAAACGGGCGATCGCCCTTGAAGATGGCCCAGTGCTTCTCGTCGGCCACTCCTATGGCGGCGTTGTCATCACGGAAGCTGGCACAGACCCCAAAGTATCCGGCCTGGTCTACGTCGCAGCCTTCGCCCCCAACGACAACGGATCCATCAACCAATTGAGCCAGGGTGGCACACCGCCTCCAGGCATCGCCGAACTCCGTCCAGACGCACAGGGCTTTCTCAAGATCACCCCTAAGGGCATCTCCGAGGACTTCGCTCAGGATCTCACTCCCGCAGAAAAAGCAGATCTCACCGCCACCCAGGGTCCAACCAACGCCAAAGTGCTTAACGGCACCGTCACCACTGCGGCCTGGCATCAAAAGCCATCCTGGTACGTTGTCGCCGCAAACGACCGCATGATCCCACCCGATGCAGAGCGCTTCATGGCCAAAGCTATCCATGCAGAGACCATCACGCTCCCCTCCAGCCACGTCGCTATGCTGTCGCACCCCGCGCCCGTCGCAGCTCTCATCGAGAAAGCTGCCGCAACACCGGCAGCCGCAAGGTAA
- a CDS encoding TetR/AcrR family transcriptional regulator, with protein MQSDTADRILDSAHALLAERGYAAFSFADIADMVKIRKPSIHHHFASKAILVTAVLKQHRDTLNEALNTLTHNVDSPLKRLGAYVLHWEKCIRDKTEPICIAALLGAELPTLPDEAKVEIKRYFRDLKEWVRKTLEDGSSQGIIQLQQTPAVEAETFIALMHGAMISARVYGSSKVYTAVMQDALSRLAAQP; from the coding sequence ATGCAGAGTGATACTGCAGACCGAATTCTCGACTCTGCCCACGCTCTCCTAGCAGAACGTGGCTACGCGGCATTCAGTTTTGCAGATATCGCCGATATGGTGAAGATTCGCAAGCCAAGCATCCATCACCACTTTGCTTCGAAAGCGATCTTAGTCACAGCCGTTCTGAAGCAACATCGCGACACGCTCAACGAAGCCCTGAACACTCTCACTCACAACGTCGACAGCCCTCTCAAACGCCTCGGCGCCTACGTCCTGCATTGGGAGAAGTGCATTCGCGACAAAACCGAGCCAATCTGCATCGCGGCCCTGCTTGGTGCAGAACTCCCCACGCTTCCAGACGAGGCCAAGGTAGAAATCAAACGTTACTTCCGCGACCTCAAAGAGTGGGTGCGCAAAACCTTGGAAGATGGCAGCTCCCAGGGCATCATTCAACTGCAGCAGACACCAGCCGTTGAGGCCGAAACCTTCATCGCCCTCATGCACGGCGCCATGATCTCCGCTCGAGTCTATGGGTCGAGTAAGGTCTATACCGCAGTAATGCAGGATGCCCTGAGCAGACTTGCCGCACAACCATAA
- a CDS encoding YciE/YciF ferroxidase family protein — protein sequence MKLFSENIEDLRTLYIANLKKALDMEQKITKALPTMIEKSTDPQLATAFRNHLTETQGHVAKVESILRTATGDASTSTCKAISALVTEAEDNIKDASDLSIRDITLIASAQQVEHHEIAVYGTLRTWAELLGDDEAADVLEGILDEEKNADELLSTISDSVNTTGVVNEVAFTGTAV from the coding sequence ATGAAATTATTTTCAGAGAACATCGAAGACCTCCGCACCCTCTACATCGCTAACCTCAAGAAGGCGCTCGACATGGAGCAAAAGATCACCAAGGCCCTTCCCACCATGATCGAAAAATCAACTGACCCTCAACTCGCAACCGCCTTCCGCAACCATCTCACCGAAACCCAGGGTCACGTAGCCAAAGTTGAAAGCATCCTTCGCACCGCCACCGGAGATGCGAGCACCTCCACCTGCAAGGCCATCTCTGCCCTCGTCACCGAAGCCGAAGACAACATCAAGGACGCCAGCGATCTTAGCATCCGAGATATCACCCTCATCGCCTCCGCCCAACAGGTTGAGCACCACGAGATCGCGGTCTACGGCACCCTCCGCACCTGGGCCGAGCTACTCGGCGACGACGAAGCAGCCGACGTCCTCGAAGGCATCCTCGACGAAGAGAAGAACGCAGACGAACTCCTCTCCACCATCTCAGACAGCGTCAACACAACCGGAGTCGTAAACGAGGTCGCCTTCACCGGCACCGCCGTCTAG
- the thiC gene encoding phosphomethylpyrimidine synthase ThiC yields MSENGNGTASNGNGSGAHTHGNDYKVPTGRAEWIVKRKAEAARTGDTNMSQMHFARKGMITEEMAYVAQREKIAAELVRSEVAKGTMIIPANINHVELEPMAIGVESLCKINANIGNSALVSNVDEELRKLHTAVHFGADTVMDLSTGGDIPMIREQILRHSPVPIGTVPLYEALSRVKRVEDLNIDLYLEVIEEQAQQGVDYFTIHAGVLIEYVPLVAKRITGIVSRGGAILAQWMTSNHKQNFLYENFDRITKIMAKYDVSYSLGDGLRPGCLADASDEAQFAELKTLGELTRQAWKSDVQVMIEGPGHIPMDQIKLQVDKEVELCDGAPFYVLGPLVTDIAPGYDHITSAIGAAMIGWHGAAMLCYVTPKEHLGLPNEKDVKDGIIAYKIAAHAADVARHRPGARDRDDAISHARYTFDWDKQFALSLDPETARGMHDETLPDDYYKEAAFCSMCGPKFCSMNWSSKVDEFNAKEHGLHKQDLTQIVTEQMALRG; encoded by the coding sequence ATGAGCGAAAACGGAAACGGCACAGCTTCGAACGGCAACGGCAGTGGGGCGCACACGCACGGCAATGACTACAAGGTGCCGACGGGGCGTGCGGAGTGGATTGTGAAGCGGAAGGCCGAGGCGGCACGGACCGGCGATACGAATATGTCGCAGATGCACTTTGCTCGCAAGGGGATGATTACCGAGGAGATGGCGTATGTCGCTCAGCGGGAGAAGATTGCGGCGGAGCTGGTGCGGAGCGAAGTGGCGAAGGGGACGATGATTATCCCTGCGAATATCAACCACGTTGAGTTGGAGCCGATGGCGATTGGGGTGGAGTCGCTGTGCAAGATCAATGCGAATATCGGGAACTCGGCGCTAGTGTCGAATGTGGATGAGGAGTTGCGAAAACTGCATACGGCGGTGCATTTTGGTGCGGATACGGTGATGGACCTGTCCACGGGGGGCGATATTCCGATGATTCGGGAGCAGATTCTGCGGCATTCACCGGTGCCGATTGGGACGGTGCCGCTGTATGAGGCGCTTAGCCGGGTGAAGCGGGTTGAGGATTTGAATATTGATCTCTACCTTGAGGTGATTGAGGAGCAGGCGCAGCAGGGAGTCGACTACTTTACGATTCATGCCGGCGTGCTGATCGAGTATGTGCCGCTGGTGGCGAAGAGAATCACCGGAATTGTCAGCCGGGGTGGTGCGATTCTGGCGCAGTGGATGACTTCGAATCATAAGCAGAACTTTTTGTATGAGAATTTTGACCGCATCACGAAGATTATGGCGAAGTACGACGTTAGCTATTCGCTCGGTGATGGGCTGCGGCCGGGTTGTCTGGCGGATGCGAGCGATGAGGCTCAGTTTGCGGAGTTGAAGACGCTGGGTGAGTTGACGCGGCAGGCGTGGAAGAGTGATGTGCAGGTGATGATCGAGGGGCCGGGGCACATTCCGATGGACCAGATCAAGCTGCAGGTGGATAAAGAGGTGGAGCTGTGCGATGGGGCTCCGTTTTATGTGCTGGGGCCGCTGGTGACCGATATCGCGCCGGGGTATGACCACATTACCAGCGCGATTGGTGCGGCGATGATCGGGTGGCATGGTGCGGCGATGCTCTGCTATGTGACTCCGAAGGAGCATCTGGGGCTGCCGAACGAGAAGGATGTGAAGGACGGGATTATCGCGTACAAGATTGCAGCTCATGCGGCGGATGTGGCGCGGCATAGGCCCGGGGCGAGGGATCGGGATGATGCGATCTCACATGCTCGGTACACGTTCGATTGGGATAAGCAGTTTGCGTTGTCGCTTGACCCGGAGACGGCTCGGGGGATGCACGATGAGACGCTGCCGGATGACTACTACAAGGAAGCGGCGTTTTGCAGTATGTGCGGGCCGAAGTTCTGCAGCATG